In Pseudobdellovibrionaceae bacterium, the following proteins share a genomic window:
- a CDS encoding alpha/beta hydrolase, translating to MKNLVRSHLEAGFYSIGVIILIYSLLLIAVTASAEQSETSSRLAPTLNQIVARQAFQVRNERVEATELVDKKFHWKFEGDNMTGHLYKPKGDRLAAVLVLPGQSGQVTTQTKVFCEKMRRKGYVVLALDLSEVSRESAVETSRAIAESLGWMEELVYVDSARIGIVGDLPGVKAEVRRSTKSLPN from the coding sequence ATGAAGAACTTGGTAAGAAGCCACCTAGAAGCCGGTTTTTACTCAATTGGGGTCATCATCCTTATATATAGTCTCCTTCTTATTGCCGTGACGGCCTCCGCCGAGCAAAGCGAAACCTCGTCCAGGCTGGCTCCAACTCTCAATCAGATTGTCGCAAGGCAGGCGTTTCAGGTGCGCAACGAACGGGTTGAGGCGACTGAACTAGTGGACAAGAAATTCCATTGGAAGTTTGAGGGAGATAATATGACGGGCCACCTTTACAAGCCGAAGGGCGACAGATTAGCCGCAGTGCTAGTATTACCGGGCCAATCGGGGCAGGTGACAACCCAGACCAAAGTCTTCTGCGAGAAGATGCGTCGAAAGGGCTATGTGGTTTTGGCGTTGGATTTGTCTGAGGTCAGTCGTGAGTCTGCTGTGGAAACCAGTCGAGCGATCGCCGAATCTTTAGGTTGGATGGAGGAGTTGGTTTATGTGGACTCTGCCCGAATTGGAATCGTCGGCGATTTACCAGGAGTGAAGGCCGAGGTCCGGCGTTCAACAAAGTCCCTTCCCAATTGA